In the Daphnia pulicaria isolate SC F1-1A chromosome 2, SC_F0-13Bv2, whole genome shotgun sequence genome, one interval contains:
- the LOC124326412 gene encoding dehydrogenase/reductase SDR family member 4-like, whose amino-acid sequence MLKTTSLLSRRFLLSSAASAGQDVRQMATASELARQRRSLQGRVAVVTASTDGIGFAMAQRLAVDGAHVVISSRNQKNVDEALAKLKSEGLSASGMVCHAGVKEDRTRLLEKTAAEFGGFDILISNAAVNPDSGRLMKCTEEVWDKIFDTNVKSSFFLAKEALPHMEKRGKASIIFISSIGGYAPNYAMEFMGAYGLSKTAVLGLTKLMAMELGPRGIRVNCICPGLIETRFGDVITNDKRTPKLMHDNCPLKRNGKPEEMAGLAAFLASDDSSYITGSNIVAAGGLQSGF is encoded by the exons atGCTGAAAACTACTTCACTTTTGTCGCGtcgtttccttctttcttcggCCGCCAGTGCTGGGCAGGATGTCAGGCAAATGGCCACAGCTTCCGAACTGGCCCGCCAGAGGAGATCCTTGCAGGGCCGTGTGGCTGTCGTCACTGCATCTACCGATGG AATTGGGTTCGCCATGGCCCAGCGTTTGGCCGTCGATGGAGCTCACGTTGTCATTAGTAGCCGCAACCAGAAAAATGTCGACGAAGCTCTTGCCAAATTGAAAAGCGAAGGACTGTCCGCTTCGGGAATGGTTTGTCACGCCGGTGTCAAGGAAGATCGGACTAGGCTCCTCGAAAAAACTGCGGCCGAATTTGGCGgatttgatattttgatttccaaTGCCGCTGTTAATCCCGATTCAGGCCGTCTGATGAAA TGCACTGAGGAAGTTTGGGATAAGATTTTCGACACCAACGTcaaatcttctttcttcttggctAAAGAAGCTCTTCCGCACATGGAAAAGAGGGGCAAAgcttcaattatttttatttcttctattGGCGGCTATGCCCCGAATTACGCG ATGGAATTCATGGGGGCCTACGGTTTGAGCAAAACGGCTGTCCTCGGCTTGACCAAATTAATGGCCATGGAATTGGGTCCCAGGGGAATTCGTGTCAATTGCATTTGCCCGGGACTCATTGAAACTCGTTTCGGCGATGTG ATTACCAATGATAAGAGGACCCCAAAACTCATGCATGACAATTGCCCTCtgaaaag AAACGGAAAGCCCGAAGAAATGGCCGGATTGGCTGCGTTTTTGGCTTCCGATGACTCGTCT